A single window of Oceanispirochaeta sp. DNA harbors:
- a CDS encoding helix-turn-helix transcriptional regulator: protein MEIYGTVSQLSGLYTNSIFSIAIYKILEGLICLILLPVIFRLINHFGRFYTRFLPILASLSVVLPALLYLLIEGGTLLLISEILFTLWMFFSIGILIFQREDIISQKIKKYCTLFVPFILLFLPFFLLDYFFPSWYQFRRFSNVSVALLFFYILWNVFHLFALSHYETKEGKGLPRQDIPGAYLEHFRITEREQDIIKMIIRGMTSKEVAFELQISPKTVKNHIYNIYKKTGIQSRVELLWILNQWK from the coding sequence TTGGAAATATACGGTACGGTCAGCCAATTATCAGGATTGTATACCAACTCTATATTTAGTATAGCCATATACAAAATCCTGGAGGGATTGATCTGTCTGATTCTACTCCCAGTAATCTTCCGTCTTATCAACCATTTTGGAAGATTCTATACCCGATTCCTTCCCATTCTAGCATCTCTATCCGTCGTTCTACCGGCTCTCCTGTACTTGCTGATAGAGGGGGGGACCTTGCTTCTGATTTCAGAAATACTCTTTACCCTATGGATGTTTTTTTCTATAGGAATTCTCATTTTTCAAAGGGAAGATATAATCTCTCAGAAAATCAAGAAGTATTGTACCTTGTTCGTCCCTTTTATTCTTCTGTTTCTTCCCTTCTTCCTACTGGATTATTTTTTTCCAAGCTGGTATCAGTTCAGAAGGTTTTCTAATGTCTCAGTGGCTCTACTATTTTTTTATATCCTATGGAATGTTTTCCATCTATTTGCCCTATCCCATTATGAAACAAAAGAAGGGAAGGGTTTGCCCAGGCAGGATATTCCAGGAGCTTATCTTGAACATTTCAGGATTACAGAGAGAGAACAGGACATCATTAAAATGATTATCCGGGGAATGACTAGTAAGGAAGTTGCCTTTGAACTCCAAATTTCACCCAAAACGGTTAAAAATCATATTTACAATATCTATAAAAAAACGGGTATCCAAAGCAGAGTAGAACTGCTTTGGATACTGAATCAATGGAAATAG